A single region of the Microcella sp. genome encodes:
- a CDS encoding substrate-binding domain-containing protein: MSMTLMSKKLISTASAVGVAALILTGCTSTNAEAPTDGEAPNNLVADIAAGSVGTVDQFITMDQVCPTEGDPITVGVVDGIGTNSWSKTVLAEIESEAAQCPLIESVEFVAGLFDLEATTSGITSLAAKGTDIILVIPDAGPGEAHLPAIRQATQAGSIVVNFAADPQGQAGVDYLDYADQSPEFVGISKGEWIVDQLGPEGGNLVFLGGPAGALVSTQEFDGLEKVLAENPQITLLTPEPVVTNWDPAQAQQAMAGLLSQFPQIDAIIADYGAAAAGVIRAYEAAGLSLPLLATTDDNSLSCNFDALKETNPAYELATVSSRTWIGRVALRKAVAAFYGGSNPEPSIYNLAIVEDSTGTAPGSIKPGQACLPDAPPDATPSTLLTADEIAALFN; this comes from the coding sequence ATGAGCATGACATTGATGAGCAAGAAGCTCATATCAACGGCGTCTGCCGTCGGTGTGGCCGCGCTGATCCTGACCGGCTGCACGTCGACCAATGCTGAAGCACCAACCGACGGAGAAGCTCCCAACAACCTGGTGGCAGACATCGCCGCCGGGTCAGTGGGAACGGTCGACCAGTTCATCACCATGGACCAGGTCTGCCCGACCGAAGGCGACCCGATCACGGTCGGCGTCGTCGACGGCATCGGAACGAACAGCTGGTCGAAGACGGTGCTGGCTGAGATCGAGAGCGAGGCGGCACAGTGCCCCCTCATCGAGAGCGTTGAATTCGTCGCAGGACTCTTCGATCTCGAAGCGACCACGAGCGGCATCACGAGCCTCGCGGCCAAGGGCACCGACATCATCCTGGTGATCCCGGATGCCGGTCCCGGTGAGGCACACCTTCCCGCCATCCGTCAGGCAACCCAGGCCGGATCGATCGTCGTCAACTTCGCCGCCGACCCGCAGGGACAGGCCGGAGTCGACTACCTCGACTACGCCGACCAGTCTCCTGAGTTCGTGGGCATCTCGAAGGGCGAGTGGATCGTCGATCAGCTCGGCCCGGAGGGCGGCAACCTGGTGTTCCTCGGTGGCCCCGCTGGCGCGCTCGTGTCGACGCAGGAGTTCGACGGCCTCGAGAAGGTTCTCGCCGAGAACCCGCAGATCACCCTGCTCACCCCTGAGCCCGTCGTGACGAACTGGGACCCTGCACAGGCGCAGCAGGCCATGGCCGGCCTGCTCTCGCAGTTCCCGCAGATCGACGCGATCATTGCTGACTACGGTGCAGCTGCGGCTGGCGTCATCCGCGCCTACGAAGCGGCTGGCCTGTCGCTTCCGCTGCTGGCGACCACGGATGACAACTCGCTGAGCTGCAACTTCGACGCACTCAAAGAGACCAACCCGGCCTACGAGCTGGCGACCGTCTCGTCGCGCACGTGGATCGGTCGCGTCGCCCTCCGCAAGGCGGTTGCCGCGTTCTACGGCGGTTCGAACCCTGAGCCGTCGATCTACAACCTGGCGATCGTCGAAGACTCGACGGGAACCGCGCCCGGTTCGATCAAGCCCGGCCAGGCCTGCCTGCCTGACGCTCCGCCGGACGCGACTCCGTCGACTCTGCTGACCGCAGACGAGATCGCCGCGCTGTTCAACTAA
- a CDS encoding ABC transporter permease → MTAVHERPQGRPDIIDRASLARTIWSWPGTRAFVAVAVLFAVSPLIAIGSVSETAIVSMLPFAALTAIVAVGQTLVIQQGGLDLSVPGAITLGALIVAKFGGDEDWGLGTAIVVAVIATSLFGLLSGVVIAVFGLPPLVVTIASNALMIGAVQAISGGFNAQTTDELSSFALTRVWGVPVLAWFALVIVIAVHVVLKGTRIGRRFELVGENPRSAANIGVATRGYIISAYWLSTALAAAGGVLLAGLLRSPTLTAGNDYLLPSIAAVVLGGTALTGGRGSIVGTALGALFLAQLSQLVQTFTQATAVQNIVQALIIGVGIVAQLQLGGNPGRLKSLFRISRNTHP, encoded by the coding sequence ATGACTGCCGTTCACGAACGACCGCAGGGCAGGCCAGACATCATCGATCGGGCCTCGCTCGCTCGCACGATCTGGTCGTGGCCCGGAACCCGAGCCTTCGTCGCCGTCGCGGTGCTGTTCGCCGTGAGCCCCCTGATCGCCATCGGAAGCGTCAGCGAGACGGCGATCGTCTCGATGCTTCCCTTCGCGGCGTTGACCGCCATCGTCGCGGTGGGGCAGACCCTGGTGATTCAGCAGGGAGGGCTCGACCTCTCGGTGCCCGGCGCCATCACGCTAGGCGCTCTCATCGTCGCCAAGTTCGGTGGCGACGAAGACTGGGGGCTCGGCACCGCCATCGTCGTCGCCGTCATCGCCACGTCGCTCTTCGGGCTGCTGAGCGGCGTCGTCATCGCCGTCTTCGGGCTTCCACCGCTGGTCGTCACAATCGCGAGCAACGCCCTCATGATCGGCGCCGTGCAGGCGATCTCAGGAGGGTTCAATGCCCAGACCACCGATGAGCTCAGCAGCTTCGCGCTGACTCGGGTGTGGGGCGTGCCGGTCTTGGCGTGGTTCGCTCTCGTGATCGTGATCGCGGTGCACGTCGTGCTCAAGGGCACTCGCATCGGCCGCCGGTTCGAGCTCGTCGGCGAGAACCCTCGCAGCGCTGCGAACATCGGGGTGGCGACGCGCGGCTACATCATCTCGGCCTACTGGCTCTCGACGGCCCTGGCCGCCGCGGGCGGCGTGCTGCTCGCCGGGTTGCTGCGGTCGCCCACTCTCACGGCGGGCAACGACTACCTGCTTCCCTCTATCGCTGCCGTCGTCCTCGGCGGCACCGCGCTCACGGGAGGCCGAGGCAGCATCGTCGGCACGGCCCTCGGAGCCCTCTTTCTTGCACAGCTCAGCCAGTTGGTTCAGACCTTCACTCAGGCAACGGCCGTGCAGAACATCGTCCAGGCGCTCATCATCGGCGTCGGGATCGTTGCTCAGCTTCAACTGGGCGGCAACCCGGGAAGGCTCAAGAGCCTGTTCCGGATCTCGAGAAACACCCATCCCTAG
- a CDS encoding amidohydrolase family protein: MSTRTLLRGGTVITSARAGEVLTNTDILIGADGNIEAIGHGLEAADAVVVDVSGRIVHPGFVDTHRHTWQSVVRHVASDWSLTEYLAGLHTGLSKYFRPEDTYTGNYLGALEALDSGITTLVDWSHNLATPAHADAAVQALIDTGMRAVFAHGGGSQQWGALPSTNNHPADDARRVRDQYFSSDDQLVTMALALRGPQFVVPEVNTHDFQLAKDLDLRVTMHVGDGYWGKSGPIRKLKDEGLLSDKITYVHCCTLGDDELDMIAESGGTASVSPDVEMQMGHGYPATGRLLKAGIRPTFSIDVCSSNGGDMFGTMRTAIGMQRALDNAPSVDTGEVLQRIGLSVTEVMQFATIDGANAAGLGARTGSLEVGKAADIVVLDDRSLALTPMNNPIGAVVYSAHPGLVRDVFVQGRQVKKDGALVGVDIAALRARAEASRDYIVGEMPEAKLDGTWHPELASQG, encoded by the coding sequence ATGAGTACTCGAACCCTGCTGCGTGGCGGCACCGTGATCACGTCGGCCCGTGCCGGCGAGGTTCTCACCAACACCGACATCCTCATCGGCGCCGACGGCAACATCGAAGCCATCGGCCACGGGCTCGAGGCTGCAGACGCGGTCGTCGTCGATGTCTCCGGTCGCATCGTGCACCCCGGATTCGTCGACACGCACCGGCACACGTGGCAGTCGGTCGTGAGGCACGTCGCCTCAGACTGGTCGTTGACCGAGTACCTCGCCGGCCTGCACACGGGCCTCAGCAAGTACTTCCGCCCAGAAGACACGTACACCGGCAACTACCTCGGGGCTCTCGAAGCACTCGACTCGGGCATCACGACCCTCGTCGACTGGTCGCACAACCTGGCCACGCCGGCACACGCCGATGCTGCCGTGCAGGCGCTCATCGACACCGGCATGCGTGCGGTCTTCGCCCACGGCGGTGGATCTCAGCAGTGGGGTGCGCTTCCCTCGACGAACAACCACCCGGCCGACGACGCCCGCCGCGTGCGCGACCAGTACTTCAGCTCGGACGACCAGCTCGTCACGATGGCGCTCGCGCTGCGCGGCCCGCAGTTCGTCGTGCCCGAGGTCAACACGCACGACTTCCAGCTGGCGAAAGACCTCGACCTCCGCGTCACGATGCACGTCGGCGACGGCTACTGGGGCAAATCGGGGCCGATCCGCAAGCTCAAAGACGAGGGCCTGCTCTCAGACAAGATCACGTACGTGCACTGCTGCACCCTCGGTGATGACGAGCTCGACATGATCGCCGAATCGGGCGGCACAGCATCCGTCTCGCCCGACGTCGAGATGCAGATGGGTCACGGCTACCCGGCCACGGGGCGGCTGCTCAAGGCAGGCATTCGGCCGACCTTCTCGATCGACGTGTGCAGCTCGAACGGCGGCGACATGTTCGGCACGATGCGCACTGCGATCGGCATGCAGCGCGCCCTCGACAACGCGCCGAGCGTCGACACCGGTGAAGTGCTGCAGCGCATCGGGCTCAGCGTCACCGAGGTCATGCAGTTCGCCACGATCGACGGTGCGAACGCGGCCGGTCTCGGCGCGCGCACGGGTTCGCTCGAGGTCGGCAAGGCCGCTGACATCGTCGTGCTCGACGATCGCTCGCTGGCCCTGACCCCGATGAACAACCCGATCGGAGCAGTCGTCTACTCTGCCCACCCCGGTCTCGTGCGAGACGTCTTCGTGCAGGGTCGCCAGGTCAAGAAAGATGGAGCGCTCGTCGGGGTCGACATCGCGGCGCTGCGGGCACGCGCCGAAGCGTCGCGCGACTACATCGTGGGGGAGATGCCCGAGGCCAAGCTCGACGGCACCTGGCACCCCGAGCTTGCGTCTCAGGGCTGA
- a CDS encoding amidohydrolase family protein gives MRTLITNAAIVSMDDSIGDLSRGDILIDDGVIVAVGESIDAADAEVIDASTMIAMPGMVDTHRHTWQTALRGILADGNIPDYLRGIRLQMAPRYRVDDMYAGNYAGALDALNCGVTSIVDYCHNILDPDCAHAAVTGLRDAGIRGLYGHGLTPITTNTWSESKGGSDADSDPADLETRARLARSIRDEYFSSDGLLRFGIAPQELAIAPVATVQKEFALARELGARITMHANQVMVRQLFKDVEVLHEHSLLGDDLLLVHCTFNTDEEWRMLEGTGTMVSVCAETEMQMGMGYPAIAEVTRHTPGPSLGIDCVSGDSGDMISHARLVLQASRYRADEPGYQQWVAPQTMAWTTRDALRWLTINGAHAAGVGDLVGSLTPGKRADIVLLEMGGISQAGWNRNDPAGAIIAQAHAGCVDTVLVDGKVVKRGGVLVHVDLPGALRTLDESHEYLYDQMEQHGGFIPQPPIDIPLYRERA, from the coding sequence ATGCGCACTCTCATCACGAATGCCGCCATCGTCTCGATGGACGACAGCATCGGAGACCTGTCTCGCGGAGACATCTTGATCGACGACGGCGTGATCGTCGCCGTGGGTGAGTCGATCGACGCCGCTGACGCCGAGGTCATCGACGCGTCGACGATGATCGCGATGCCCGGCATGGTCGACACCCACCGGCACACCTGGCAGACGGCCCTGCGCGGCATCCTCGCCGACGGCAACATTCCCGACTATCTCCGTGGCATCCGCCTGCAGATGGCACCGCGCTATCGAGTAGACGACATGTACGCGGGCAACTACGCCGGGGCGCTGGACGCCCTGAACTGCGGCGTGACCTCCATCGTCGACTACTGCCACAACATTCTCGACCCCGATTGCGCGCACGCCGCGGTGACGGGGCTGCGCGATGCGGGAATCCGTGGTCTCTACGGGCACGGGCTCACGCCGATCACGACCAACACCTGGAGCGAGAGCAAGGGCGGCTCAGACGCCGACTCCGACCCCGCAGATCTTGAGACGCGCGCTCGACTCGCGCGCAGCATCCGTGATGAGTACTTCTCGTCAGACGGCCTGCTGCGATTCGGCATCGCTCCTCAAGAACTGGCGATCGCGCCGGTGGCGACCGTGCAGAAAGAGTTCGCGCTCGCGCGCGAGCTCGGCGCGCGCATCACGATGCACGCCAACCAGGTCATGGTGCGGCAGCTCTTCAAAGATGTCGAGGTGCTGCACGAGCACTCGCTGCTCGGCGACGACCTGCTGCTCGTGCACTGCACGTTCAACACCGACGAAGAGTGGCGCATGCTCGAGGGCACCGGCACGATGGTGTCGGTCTGCGCCGAGACCGAGATGCAGATGGGCATGGGGTATCCCGCGATCGCGGAGGTCACTCGCCACACGCCTGGCCCGAGCCTCGGCATCGACTGCGTGAGCGGCGACAGCGGCGACATGATCTCGCACGCCCGTCTCGTGCTGCAGGCCAGCAGGTATCGCGCCGATGAGCCCGGGTATCAGCAGTGGGTCGCCCCGCAGACGATGGCATGGACGACTCGGGATGCCCTCCGCTGGTTGACCATCAACGGGGCCCACGCGGCGGGTGTCGGCGACCTCGTCGGCTCACTGACCCCCGGCAAGCGGGCAGACATCGTGCTGCTCGAGATGGGGGGCATCAGCCAGGCCGGGTGGAACCGCAATGACCCCGCGGGCGCCATCATCGCGCAGGCGCACGCCGGCTGCGTCGACACCGTGCTCGTCGACGGCAAGGTCGTCAAGCGTGGCGGTGTGCTGGTGCACGTCGACCTGCCGGGGGCCCTGCGCACGCTCGATGAGTCGCACGAGTACCTCTATGACCAGATGGAGCAGCACGGGGGCTTCATTCCCCAGCCTCCGATCGACATTCCGCTGTACCGCGAGCGCGCGTGA
- a CDS encoding alcohol dehydrogenase catalytic domain-containing protein, with the protein MKALVFRGAADATVENLEVPEPGPTEVLVRVAVCGVCGSDAAELDHGPILTTAPVVLGHEFSGVVEAVGTDVTTLKAGDHVVSGAGISCGACRPCRRGRTNLCVDYRTAGLQINGGLAEYTVVPATTLLDVTSSGLSLDTLGLAQPMSIAVHAVRRSGVSAVDDAIIVGVGGIGAFLTVAASAIAARVLVVDIDPDRLDLALKLGAHHVMNAREGSLAERIEALGLHPDVLFEVSGTRAGLDSVLSAARPGSTIVPVGIQRDEVAVPLAQWTVREYTVVGTNAHVFADDLPDAVRLLATRDDWSDVAPLVLPLDQAVAEGIEPIRTGSAHRIKTLIDPSIQAARAADHRRS; encoded by the coding sequence GTGAAGGCGCTCGTCTTCCGGGGTGCAGCAGATGCGACGGTCGAGAACCTCGAGGTTCCCGAACCCGGGCCCACCGAGGTGCTCGTCCGTGTCGCCGTCTGCGGGGTGTGCGGCAGCGATGCGGCAGAGCTCGATCACGGGCCGATTCTCACGACTGCACCCGTCGTGCTCGGGCACGAGTTCTCGGGCGTGGTCGAGGCGGTCGGCACTGACGTCACGACGCTCAAGGCGGGCGACCATGTCGTCAGCGGCGCCGGCATCTCATGCGGTGCATGCCGGCCCTGCCGTCGAGGCCGCACCAACCTGTGCGTCGACTACCGCACCGCGGGTCTGCAGATCAACGGGGGATTGGCCGAGTACACCGTCGTGCCGGCGACGACTCTTCTCGACGTGACCAGTTCTGGGCTCTCGCTCGACACGCTCGGGCTCGCGCAGCCGATGTCGATCGCCGTGCATGCAGTGCGCCGCAGCGGCGTGAGCGCGGTCGATGACGCGATCATCGTCGGTGTCGGCGGCATCGGGGCGTTCTTGACCGTCGCGGCCTCGGCGATCGCTGCACGGGTGCTCGTCGTCGACATCGACCCCGATCGGCTCGACCTCGCATTGAAGCTCGGCGCTCATCACGTCATGAACGCTCGTGAAGGCTCACTGGCAGAGCGCATCGAGGCTCTCGGTCTTCACCCCGACGTGCTGTTCGAAGTCAGTGGCACTCGAGCCGGGCTCGACTCGGTGCTCTCGGCGGCCCGCCCGGGTTCGACGATCGTTCCGGTCGGCATTCAGCGAGACGAGGTCGCCGTGCCCTTGGCGCAGTGGACGGTGCGCGAGTACACCGTGGTCGGCACCAACGCGCACGTCTTCGCCGACGACCTTCCCGATGCCGTGCGTCTGCTCGCGACGCGCGACGACTGGAGCGATGTCGCGCCGCTCGTCCTCCCCCTCGACCAGGCAGTGGCCGAGGGCATCGAGCCGATCCGCACGGGCTCTGCCCACCGCATCAAGACCCTCATCGACCCATCGATCCAGGCCGCCAGGGCAGCCGATCACAGAAGGAGCTAA
- a CDS encoding ketopantoate reductase family protein gives MTRPRIAVLGTGAQGAGIAADIIRAGHDVTLIEQWPANVDAMRERGIEVRMPRETVITPAQPIHFCDVATLREPFDIVLVLVKAYDTRWAVELISPLLADDGVVVGVQNGMTMDDIAAVVGPHRTLGAVIEMASNLFDPGIVNRQNAPADSWFAVGGVDARAHSRAEVVRDIMSCTGTVEISDDIRSSKWMKLVANAGELVPSAILDLPLADAVRLPGVHEFMIRAGAEAARAALADGSRLVSIFGLSDDELTDPESYAARLLGEVLDKYSLPDTRTTVLQDWMKGRRSEFRELNGLVADVLARSGEGAPVNAHVVDLAERIERGELQRGIHLLDTLLAGGA, from the coding sequence ATGACCAGACCTCGCATCGCCGTGCTCGGAACCGGCGCCCAGGGCGCCGGCATCGCGGCCGACATCATCAGGGCTGGGCACGACGTGACGCTCATCGAGCAGTGGCCCGCCAACGTCGACGCCATGCGCGAGCGCGGCATCGAAGTGCGGATGCCCCGAGAGACGGTCATCACCCCTGCGCAGCCGATCCACTTCTGCGACGTCGCCACGCTGCGCGAGCCCTTCGACATCGTGCTCGTCTTGGTCAAGGCATACGACACCCGCTGGGCAGTCGAGCTGATCTCACCCCTGCTCGCCGACGACGGCGTGGTGGTCGGGGTGCAGAACGGCATGACGATGGACGACATCGCCGCCGTCGTCGGGCCGCATCGCACGCTGGGTGCCGTCATCGAGATGGCGTCGAACCTGTTCGACCCTGGCATCGTCAACCGCCAGAACGCCCCCGCCGACTCATGGTTCGCCGTCGGAGGCGTCGACGCTCGAGCGCACTCACGGGCAGAGGTCGTGCGCGACATCATGAGCTGCACCGGCACTGTCGAGATCTCAGACGACATCCGGTCGTCGAAGTGGATGAAGCTCGTGGCCAATGCGGGCGAGCTCGTGCCCTCGGCGATTCTCGACCTGCCCCTCGCCGATGCCGTGCGGCTGCCCGGGGTGCACGAGTTCATGATCCGCGCCGGTGCGGAGGCCGCGCGAGCCGCCCTCGCAGACGGCAGTCGACTCGTCAGCATCTTCGGCCTGAGTGACGACGAGCTGACCGACCCCGAGTCGTATGCAGCGCGACTGCTCGGCGAGGTGCTCGACAAGTACTCGCTGCCCGACACCCGCACCACCGTGCTGCAAGACTGGATGAAGGGCCGCCGCTCAGAGTTCCGCGAGCTCAACGGGCTCGTCGCCGACGTACTCGCCCGAAGCGGTGAGGGCGCGCCCGTCAACGCCCACGTGGTCGACCTCGCCGAGCGCATCGAGCGCGGTGAGCTTCAGCGGGGCATCCATCTGCTCGACACGCTGCTCGCAGGCGGCGCGTGA
- a CDS encoding ketopantoate reductase family protein, whose product MAGDGERNLRIAVLGAGANGGGIGADLARAGVDVTLIEQWPAHVEAIRRDGLRVVMPDRETVTRIPVLHLCEVATLREPFDIVFMLMKAYDAGWAARLIEPHLAHDGLLIGVQNGMTAGTIADVVGVGRTLGCVIEVSSELEVPGVVMRHTPAERSWFALGSLAPGGHPRLAEAAAVLGQAGTVALVDDILSAKWMKLVSNCTTLVSTAALGLPMMAALDTPGMRDVMVRAGNEALEVGSRDGRTILPIFGLSDDDIARVDSLVEVLLDALYRGFVLPSTTTTVLHDWRKGRRSEAEQLNGFVARRGVELGVATPANDALVEVARRIERGELAPQPGNAELLMALAAR is encoded by the coding sequence ATGGCGGGTGATGGCGAGCGCAATCTGCGCATCGCCGTGCTCGGTGCCGGAGCCAACGGTGGCGGCATCGGCGCCGATCTTGCTCGCGCCGGAGTCGACGTCACGCTCATCGAGCAGTGGCCGGCGCACGTCGAGGCCATTCGCCGTGACGGACTGAGGGTCGTGATGCCCGACCGCGAGACGGTGACGCGCATTCCCGTACTGCACCTGTGCGAGGTGGCGACCCTGCGTGAGCCCTTCGACATCGTGTTCATGCTCATGAAGGCCTACGACGCTGGCTGGGCCGCCCGCCTCATCGAGCCGCACCTCGCTCACGATGGTCTACTGATCGGCGTGCAGAACGGCATGACTGCCGGCACGATCGCCGACGTCGTCGGTGTCGGTCGCACGCTCGGGTGCGTCATCGAAGTGTCGAGCGAGCTGGAGGTTCCCGGCGTCGTCATGCGCCATACCCCCGCCGAGCGGTCGTGGTTCGCCCTCGGCTCGCTCGCACCCGGCGGGCATCCGAGACTCGCGGAGGCCGCGGCCGTGCTCGGCCAGGCGGGCACGGTCGCCCTCGTCGACGACATCCTCTCGGCCAAGTGGATGAAGCTCGTCAGCAACTGCACCACGCTCGTCTCGACCGCGGCCCTCGGCCTGCCGATGATGGCGGCCCTCGACACACCGGGCATGCGCGACGTGATGGTGCGCGCGGGCAACGAAGCTCTCGAGGTGGGGTCGCGCGACGGCCGCACCATCCTGCCGATCTTCGGTCTCAGTGACGACGACATCGCCAGGGTCGACTCACTGGTCGAGGTGCTGCTGGATGCTCTCTATCGGGGTTTCGTGCTGCCGAGCACGACGACCACTGTCTTGCACGACTGGCGCAAGGGCCGCCGCAGCGAAGCTGAGCAGCTCAACGGCTTCGTGGCCCGTCGCGGAGTCGAGCTCGGGGTCGCCACCCCGGCGAACGACGCCCTCGTCGAGGTGGCTCGTCGCATCGAACGCGGCGAGCTCGCTCCCCAGCCCGGCAACGCAGAACTGCTGATGGCTCTCGCGGCACGCTGA
- a CDS encoding amidohydrolase family protein produces the protein MTDAVAPRAADFAPGRPVVFRNATVITVESAGVLENADVLITDDTIAAVGHHLEVPAGTLDIDAQGGILMPGMIDTHRHMWQTALRGYGGDWALSQYFVFYYLTWGQVFRAEDIAAGNQLSALESIDQGVTTTVDWSHALRTPDYADAAVEALKSIPGRFVLAYGNYLGAPWEWMNEPGFQSWVKNFKADDMMGLQVAFDVNSGPDFHEKGAFEAARELGLRVTTHAGVWGVNGDPNIEYMYENGFMDDTVTYVHGSSLGPDSYHKIAATGGTISIATESEQSAGQGYPSAWVAKKYGITASLSMDTSVWWSADFFSAMRATLSSFRSRDHLEAHNNGDTVNVNRMKAEDAVWQATMGGAHTLGMADKLGSITVGKKADLVLLKNDESPAMTPILNPYAHVVYQAGTADVHTVVVNGKVVKYDGERIGLPLKPVADRVAASVEHVRGELGEDAWKEWMNPALPEDEPIANPYLYLDDEK, from the coding sequence ATGACCGATGCCGTCGCGCCCCGCGCCGCCGACTTCGCTCCCGGCCGACCCGTCGTCTTCCGCAACGCCACGGTGATCACGGTCGAATCGGCGGGAGTGCTCGAGAACGCCGACGTTCTCATCACCGACGACACGATCGCTGCAGTCGGTCACCACCTCGAGGTGCCTGCTGGCACTCTCGATATCGACGCCCAGGGCGGCATTCTCATGCCCGGCATGATCGACACTCACCGCCACATGTGGCAGACAGCACTTCGCGGCTACGGAGGCGACTGGGCGCTCAGCCAGTACTTCGTCTTCTACTACCTGACCTGGGGCCAGGTGTTCCGCGCCGAAGACATCGCCGCGGGCAACCAGCTGAGCGCCCTCGAGTCGATCGACCAGGGCGTCACGACGACGGTCGACTGGTCTCACGCTCTGCGCACCCCCGACTACGCCGACGCGGCGGTCGAGGCGCTCAAGAGCATCCCCGGTCGATTCGTTCTCGCCTACGGCAACTACCTCGGGGCTCCGTGGGAGTGGATGAACGAACCGGGCTTCCAGTCATGGGTCAAGAATTTCAAGGCCGACGACATGATGGGTCTGCAGGTGGCCTTCGATGTCAACTCGGGCCCCGACTTCCACGAGAAAGGCGCCTTCGAGGCCGCGCGTGAACTCGGTCTGCGCGTCACGACGCACGCCGGCGTCTGGGGCGTCAACGGAGACCCGAACATCGAGTACATGTACGAGAACGGATTCATGGACGACACCGTCACCTACGTGCACGGCAGCTCGCTCGGGCCCGACAGCTATCACAAGATCGCGGCAACGGGGGGAACGATCTCGATCGCGACCGAGAGCGAGCAGAGCGCGGGCCAGGGGTATCCCTCGGCGTGGGTGGCCAAGAAGTACGGCATCACCGCCTCTCTGTCGATGGACACGAGCGTGTGGTGGAGCGCCGACTTCTTCTCGGCGATGCGCGCGACCCTCAGCTCGTTCCGCTCGCGCGACCACCTCGAGGCGCACAACAACGGCGACACGGTCAACGTCAACCGCATGAAGGCCGAAGACGCTGTCTGGCAGGCGACCATGGGCGGTGCGCACACGCTGGGCATGGCCGACAAGCTCGGCTCGATCACGGTCGGCAAGAAGGCAGACCTCGTGCTGCTGAAGAACGACGAGTCGCCCGCGATGACGCCGATTCTCAACCCGTACGCCCACGTCGTCTACCAGGCCGGCACCGCCGACGTGCACACGGTCGTCGTGAACGGCAAGGTCGTCAAGTACGACGGCGAGCGCATCGGGCTGCCGCTGAAGCCCGTCGCCGACCGCGTCGCGGCCTCGGTCGAGCACGTGCGAGGCGAACTGGGCGAAGACGCCTGGAAGGAGTGGATGAACCCCGCTCTTCCCGAGGACGAGCCCATCGCCAACCCCTACCTGTACCTCGACGACGAGAAGTAG
- a CDS encoding SDR family NAD(P)-dependent oxidoreductase, with translation MTQRTIVVIGGTSGIGLELSKEIVARGDRVIVTGREQERAEGIAASIGEGATGIGVDISEPETIAGSLASIGRVDGLVLAAIERDANTVREYDIARARRLVTLKLVGYTETVHALLDRLEPTVDTGIVLFGGRAKDAPYPGSTTVATINGGVEGLVHSMALELAPMRVNGLHPGIIGDSPFWADKPAAVLQGYESRTPGGKLATMADIVGATLFLLDNRGVSGTSLYVDRGWRLT, from the coding sequence GTGACTCAGCGCACCATCGTCGTCATCGGCGGAACATCCGGAATCGGTCTCGAGCTCTCGAAGGAGATCGTCGCCCGCGGCGATCGTGTGATCGTGACGGGGCGCGAGCAGGAGCGGGCCGAGGGCATCGCAGCCTCGATCGGTGAGGGTGCGACGGGCATCGGCGTCGACATCTCTGAACCCGAGACGATCGCGGGCAGTCTCGCGTCGATCGGGCGGGTGGACGGTCTCGTGCTCGCCGCGATCGAACGTGACGCGAACACCGTGCGCGAGTACGACATCGCGAGGGCGAGGCGGCTCGTGACCCTCAAGCTCGTCGGCTACACCGAGACCGTGCACGCGCTGCTCGACCGTCTCGAGCCGACCGTCGACACCGGCATCGTGCTCTTCGGCGGGCGAGCGAAAGACGCGCCGTACCCAGGATCGACGACGGTCGCCACGATCAACGGCGGCGTCGAGGGGCTCGTGCACTCGATGGCGCTCGAGCTCGCACCGATGCGGGTCAACGGCCTGCACCCCGGCATCATCGGCGACAGCCCGTTCTGGGCCGACAAGCCTGCGGCGGTGCTGCAGGGCTATGAGTCGCGCACTCCGGGCGGCAAGCTCGCCACGATGGCCGACATCGTCGGCGCGACCCTCTTCTTGCTCGACAACCGCGGCGTCTCAGGTACGAGTCTGTACGTCGATCGTGGCTGGAGACTCACGTAG